The Thermoflavifilum sp. genome contains a region encoding:
- a CDS encoding RagB/SusD family nutrient uptake outer membrane protein yields MDPHDRYTQNNFWQSSQAANAALTGCYAVLRYSGVYGGAATPLWEETASPNAYNYSNSDGWNSIAEGLQSSTTGGIISSRWANCYEGIGRCNYFLANVDRVISIDEATRTRMKGEAYFLRALFYFLLENYWGDVPLILDPPDPSTQSNLPRTSRQQIIEQILKDLDSATLVLPLKYGSSDLGRATKGAAMALKARVLLFEASPLFNTNNDKNKWKLAADAAKAVIDISSSAGYGLYPDYRSLFLPENENNKEVIFDVQFIYPQEGNSFDLICGQYNSNAPLLDLVLSYEMKNGLPITDPSSGYRPDSPYLNRDPRLYATIVYPGEVWVSGSNKVTVTSSWFPITGYAMQKLSVYNSATKPPVKASDIKDGQSYINYIVIRYADVLLMYAEAQNEFIGPDPSVYDAVNQIRARVGMPNVAPGLTQDSMRQVIRHERRIEFAGEGLYYNDIRRWKIAELVMNSPIYTWKHTLIETRRFNPNRDYWWPIPQTQLDLNHNLVQNPGY; encoded by the coding sequence GTGGATCCTCATGATAGATATACACAGAATAATTTCTGGCAATCTTCGCAAGCAGCTAATGCCGCATTGACAGGGTGTTATGCAGTACTGAGATATAGTGGAGTCTATGGTGGTGCTGCTACACCTTTGTGGGAAGAAACTGCTTCTCCAAATGCATACAATTATTCAAATAGTGACGGATGGAACTCTATAGCTGAAGGACTTCAATCTTCGACTACTGGAGGTATAATTTCTTCAAGATGGGCGAATTGCTATGAGGGTATTGGAAGGTGTAATTATTTCCTTGCAAACGTTGATCGAGTTATATCCATTGATGAAGCAACAAGAACTCGTATGAAAGGAGAAGCTTATTTTTTAAGAGCATTATTCTATTTTCTATTAGAAAATTATTGGGGAGATGTACCTCTTATTTTAGACCCTCCGGATCCATCTACACAATCCAATCTTCCTCGTACTTCCCGTCAACAGATTATTGAGCAGATACTGAAAGATTTAGATTCTGCTACATTAGTTTTACCATTAAAATATGGATCATCTGACTTGGGAAGAGCAACAAAAGGGGCTGCTATGGCATTGAAAGCTAGAGTTTTATTATTTGAGGCCAGTCCTTTATTCAATACTAATAACGATAAGAATAAATGGAAGCTTGCAGCTGATGCGGCCAAAGCAGTAATAGATATTTCTTCCTCTGCAGGATATGGTCTATATCCCGATTACAGATCGCTTTTTTTACCTGAGAATGAAAATAATAAGGAAGTAATCTTTGATGTACAGTTTATATATCCACAGGAAGGAAATTCCTTTGATTTAATTTGTGGACAATACAATTCAAATGCACCTCTTCTTGATCTCGTTCTATCCTATGAGATGAAAAATGGGTTGCCTATTACCGACCCTTCCTCAGGATATAGACCAGATTCACCTTATTTGAATCGGGATCCAAGATTGTATGCTACTATCGTTTACCCTGGAGAAGTTTGGGTTAGTGGATCCAATAAAGTGACAGTGACATCGAGTTGGTTTCCAATTACAGGATATGCAATGCAAAAACTGAGTGTCTATAATTCCGCTACTAAACCCCCGGTTAAAGCTTCTGATATTAAAGATGGCCAATCTTATATAAACTATATTGTTATTCGATATGCCGATGTGTTGCTTATGTATGCTGAGGCTCAGAATGAGTTTATTGGTCCTGATCCATCAGTATATGATGCTGTTAATCAGATACGGGCAAGAGTTGGGATGCCTAATGTAGCACCTGGATTAACTCAAGATTCTATGAGACAAGTAATTCGTCATGAGCGTCGTATTGAATTTGCTGGTGAAGGACTATATTACAATGATATTAGAAGATGGAAAATTGCTGAGCTGGTTATGAATTCCCCAATTTATACCTGGAAGCATACGTTGATTGAAACACGCAGGTTTAACCCAAACCGAGACTACTGGTGGCCCATACCTCAAACCCAGCTTGACCTGAATCATAATCTTGTACAAAATCCTGGCTATTAA
- a CDS encoding alkaline phosphatase family protein has protein sequence MQFPKLVVGIVVDQMRWDYLYRYDDLYGNDGFKRLLNEGFSCENTFINYIPSYTAVGHSTIFTGSVPAIHGIVGNDWIDQATGKQLVLYTGR, from the coding sequence TTGCAGTTTCCTAAACTGGTGGTGGGTATTGTAGTGGATCAGATGCGCTGGGACTATCTGTATCGATATGACGACCTATATGGAAACGATGGGTTTAAAAGGCTCTTAAACGAAGGTTTTTCCTGTGAAAACACGTTCATCAACTATATCCCTTCCTATACAGCTGTGGGACATAGTACCATCTTCACCGGCTCGGTGCCCGCCATCCATGGCATTGTGGGAAACGACTGGATCGATCAGGCTACAGGCAAACAGCTGGTACTGTACACAGGACGATAG
- a CDS encoding alkaline phosphatase family protein, with the protein MALWETTGSIRLQANSWYCTQDDSVQTVGATDDAGKMSPHWLLTTTITDELRLATQFQSRVVGISLKDRAAILPAGHTPTAAFWFDDASGRFITSTYYMQQLPAWVQRFNARNEPGQLMSKPWNTLYPIQRYTRSTADDVPWEGKFPGEQAPVFPHNLPAIYAHDREALRYTPFGNTLTLDFARAAVEGYRLGRGPATDFLTINCASTDYVGHMFGPNAIETEDTYLRLDRDLAAFFHFLDDYVGKGNYLVFLTADHGAAHAIGFMQAHHLPAGFLEAGSITRALNQYLEQRFGVASLVLSLANEHVNFRDSLIAAHHLDEEALIQATLSFLRRQPGIEMAVDIRHIGDAPIPQPVKDMIINGYYAPRTGPIAIIPDPNWFNGHPGGTGTTHGLWNPYDTHIPLIFMGWHIRHGVTHQEVYMTDIAPTLAALLHIQMPNGCVGKPIIPLLGQ; encoded by the coding sequence ATGGCATTGTGGGAAACGACTGGATCGATCAGGCTACAGGCAAACAGCTGGTACTGTACACAGGACGATAGCGTACAAACCGTGGGGGCAACAGATGATGCCGGTAAAATGTCGCCGCACTGGTTGCTGACCACCACCATCACCGACGAACTGCGCCTGGCCACTCAGTTTCAATCGCGCGTAGTGGGCATTTCCTTAAAAGATCGTGCGGCTATTCTGCCGGCAGGACATACGCCTACAGCGGCTTTCTGGTTTGATGATGCCTCGGGACGTTTCATCACCAGCACCTATTATATGCAACAATTGCCGGCATGGGTACAACGATTTAATGCCCGAAATGAACCCGGGCAACTGATGAGCAAACCCTGGAACACCCTTTATCCTATTCAGCGCTATACCCGGAGTACGGCTGATGATGTGCCCTGGGAAGGCAAATTTCCGGGTGAGCAGGCGCCGGTTTTTCCACACAACCTCCCCGCCATCTATGCCCATGACCGCGAAGCCCTGCGTTATACGCCCTTTGGCAATACGCTTACCCTCGACTTCGCCCGGGCGGCTGTAGAAGGATATCGGCTCGGCCGCGGCCCCGCAACAGATTTTCTGACCATCAACTGTGCTTCAACCGATTATGTGGGACATATGTTCGGGCCGAATGCTATCGAAACGGAAGATACCTATCTGCGGCTCGATCGCGATCTGGCGGCATTCTTTCATTTTCTGGATGATTATGTCGGCAAAGGAAATTATCTGGTATTCCTCACCGCCGATCATGGTGCCGCACATGCCATCGGCTTCATGCAGGCGCATCATCTACCGGCGGGTTTTCTTGAAGCCGGATCGATTACCCGCGCGTTAAATCAATATCTGGAACAGCGTTTTGGTGTAGCCTCTCTGGTGCTTTCACTGGCCAATGAACATGTCAATTTCCGCGACTCGCTCATCGCAGCGCATCATCTGGATGAAGAAGCGTTGATTCAGGCCACCCTTTCTTTCCTCCGTCGGCAACCCGGTATTGAAATGGCGGTGGATATTCGTCATATTGGAGATGCACCCATACCCCAGCCGGTGAAAGATATGATCATCAACGGATATTATGCACCGCGAACAGGGCCAATTGCCATTATACCAGACCCCAACTGGTTCAACGGGCATCCCGGCGGAACGGGCACCACGCATGGTTTATGGAATCCATACGATACCCATATTCCGCTCATCTTCATGGGCTGGCATATCCGACATGGCGTGACCCATCAGGAGGTGTACATGACCGATATTGCGCCTACCCTGGCCGCGTTGTTGCATATTCAGATGCCCAACGGCTGTGTGGGTAAGCCCATCATCCCGCTGTTGGGGCAGTGA
- a CDS encoding NAD-dependent succinate-semialdehyde dehydrogenase has product MEWITAINPATEEVIKKYRPDSATTVQKKLKAGLQAFASWKQIAFEERARILRNAATILRNRKQEWAELMAKEMGKPIAQGRSEAEKCAWACEYYAQEAAQMLKPIEVPTDATRSFVTFEPLGLILAIMPWNFPFWQVFRFLAPHLMAGNTAVLKHASNVPGCALAIQEIMLEAGLPEGVFQTLMVPSAEVKNLIAHPAIAAVTLTGSTDAGRAVARQAGAYLKKTVLELGGSDAYVILPDADLEQAVETCVNSRLINSGQSCIAAKRFIVVHDVLRAFTERFVARMQEKKWGDPMDESVDIGPLARADLRNQLHRQVMRSVQAGAQCLVGGKIPKQKGAFYPPTVLTRVKKGMPAFDEELFGPVAAIIAARDEAEAIRLANDSSFGLGAAVFTRDRQKGEQITAHQLEAGNCFVNALVKSDPRLPFGGIKNSGYGRELGLFGIHEFVNIKTVYIA; this is encoded by the coding sequence ATGGAATGGATCACCGCCATTAATCCAGCTACGGAAGAAGTGATAAAAAAATATCGTCCAGATTCGGCTACTACGGTGCAGAAAAAACTCAAAGCCGGACTTCAAGCTTTTGCTTCATGGAAACAAATCGCATTCGAGGAGCGGGCCCGTATCCTCCGCAATGCCGCCACCATCCTGCGCAATCGCAAGCAGGAATGGGCCGAGCTGATGGCGAAAGAAATGGGTAAGCCTATTGCTCAGGGGCGCTCGGAAGCCGAAAAATGTGCCTGGGCCTGTGAATACTATGCGCAGGAGGCCGCTCAGATGCTGAAGCCCATTGAGGTGCCCACCGATGCCACCCGCAGTTTCGTAACCTTTGAACCGCTGGGACTGATTCTGGCCATCATGCCCTGGAACTTTCCGTTCTGGCAGGTGTTTCGTTTTCTGGCTCCTCACCTGATGGCGGGCAACACGGCAGTGTTGAAGCATGCTTCGAATGTGCCGGGTTGTGCGCTGGCCATTCAGGAAATCATGCTGGAGGCGGGGCTGCCCGAAGGCGTGTTTCAAACCTTGATGGTGCCATCAGCCGAAGTAAAAAATCTGATTGCCCATCCGGCTATTGCTGCGGTTACCCTCACCGGCAGCACAGATGCCGGCCGGGCCGTAGCGCGCCAGGCCGGAGCTTATCTGAAAAAAACAGTACTGGAACTGGGCGGCAGCGATGCATACGTGATCCTACCCGATGCCGACCTCGAGCAGGCTGTGGAAACCTGCGTGAACAGTCGCCTCATCAACAGCGGCCAGAGCTGTATTGCTGCCAAGCGATTCATCGTGGTGCACGACGTACTTCGCGCATTCACCGAACGCTTTGTGGCCCGCATGCAGGAAAAGAAATGGGGCGACCCAATGGATGAGTCGGTCGATATCGGTCCGCTTGCCCGCGCCGACCTGCGCAACCAGCTCCACCGCCAGGTGATGCGCTCGGTGCAGGCAGGGGCACAATGCCTGGTCGGCGGAAAAATCCCGAAACAAAAAGGCGCTTTTTATCCGCCTACCGTGCTCACCCGCGTGAAAAAAGGCATGCCGGCGTTCGATGAAGAATTGTTCGGCCCGGTGGCAGCTATCATCGCTGCACGCGACGAAGCCGAAGCCATCAGGCTGGCTAACGACAGCTCGTTCGGACTGGGAGCCGCCGTGTTTACCCGCGATCGGCAAAAAGGCGAACAGATAACTGCTCATCAGTTAGAAGCCGGCAACTGTTTTGTGAATGCCCTGGTAAAATCGGATCCTCGTTTGCCCTTCGGCGGCATCAAAAACTCGGGCTATGGCCGGGAACTGGGCTTATTCGGTATTCACGAGTTTGTGAACATCAAAACGGTGTATATCGCCTGA
- a CDS encoding M1 family metallopeptidase yields MKFLFSCLLGFLIFWLIPHFTSAQVHFTHQDTLRGANTPQRAWWDVVFYDLHVQFFIDRKQIAGSNIITYRVVGQPQDMQIDLMQPLTLDSAVQDGHALSFHRDGNAYFIRLQSPQPLHRLKTLTLYYHGKPHEAIHPPWQGGVTWTQDSLGNPWVVTSCQGFGASSWWPCKDYLGDEPDSQQIAITVPDTLIDVSNGRLRRVVSHPDTHTQTFVWFVDDPINNYDVAVNIGKYAHWEDVYHGLKGELTLNYWVMPYHLKQSHIQFQQVKSMLKCFEYWFGPYPWYRDGYQLVETPYLGMEHQSCIAYGNHYENGYLGRDLSLTGWGLNWDFIIVHESAHEWFGNNITDKDIADMWIHESFANYAEALYVECQYGKKAGEEYVIGCQQNIQNDRPIIGYYGVNNEGSEDMYYKGGNMLNMIRQIINNDSLWRQILRGLNHTFWHQTVTSRQIEQYIIHKSHIDLQPVFDQYLRTTNIPRLVYAFQGNKLYYRFTNAIPHFHMPVDVVIDNRTYRLQVNTQWQEMSIYLQEINIVLR; encoded by the coding sequence ATGAAATTCCTGTTTTCCTGCCTGTTGGGGTTCTTGATTTTTTGGTTGATACCCCACTTTACATCTGCTCAGGTACATTTCACCCATCAGGATACCTTACGAGGTGCTAATACACCGCAGCGTGCCTGGTGGGATGTGGTGTTTTATGATCTGCATGTGCAGTTTTTCATTGACCGGAAACAAATTGCCGGTTCCAATATCATTACCTATCGCGTCGTCGGCCAGCCGCAGGATATGCAGATTGATCTGATGCAGCCCCTGACATTGGATAGTGCCGTGCAGGATGGACATGCCCTGTCTTTTCATCGGGATGGTAACGCATACTTCATTCGCTTACAGTCGCCCCAGCCCTTACACAGGTTGAAGACCCTTACCCTGTATTATCATGGGAAGCCGCATGAAGCGATTCATCCGCCCTGGCAGGGAGGGGTGACCTGGACGCAGGATAGCTTGGGTAATCCCTGGGTGGTTACCAGTTGTCAGGGATTTGGGGCCAGCAGTTGGTGGCCATGTAAAGATTATCTGGGCGATGAGCCCGACAGTCAGCAAATCGCCATAACCGTGCCCGATACTTTGATAGACGTATCCAATGGTCGCCTCCGCCGTGTGGTGTCGCATCCCGACACACATACCCAAACTTTCGTCTGGTTTGTAGATGACCCGATCAATAATTATGATGTGGCGGTGAATATTGGCAAATATGCCCACTGGGAAGATGTGTATCATGGCCTGAAAGGCGAATTAACGCTCAACTACTGGGTGATGCCTTATCATCTCAAACAATCGCATATCCAGTTTCAGCAGGTGAAATCCATGCTCAAATGCTTTGAATACTGGTTCGGCCCCTATCCCTGGTATCGCGATGGCTATCAACTCGTGGAAACGCCTTATCTGGGCATGGAACATCAAAGCTGTATCGCCTACGGCAACCATTATGAAAACGGCTACCTGGGCAGAGATCTATCACTTACCGGATGGGGATTGAATTGGGATTTCATCATCGTACATGAAAGTGCGCATGAATGGTTCGGGAATAATATTACCGATAAAGACATAGCCGATATGTGGATTCATGAATCGTTTGCCAACTATGCCGAAGCCCTTTATGTCGAATGTCAATACGGCAAGAAGGCTGGAGAAGAATATGTAATCGGTTGCCAGCAGAATATCCAGAATGACAGGCCCATCATCGGATATTATGGCGTGAATAATGAAGGATCGGAAGATATGTATTACAAGGGTGGCAATATGCTGAATATGATTCGACAGATCATCAATAACGATTCTTTATGGCGACAGATCCTGCGTGGATTGAATCATACGTTCTGGCATCAAACCGTTACTTCCAGGCAAATCGAACAATATATCATCCACAAAAGCCATATTGATTTGCAACCCGTTTTTGATCAATATTTGCGAACGACAAATATTCCCAGATTGGTATATGCATTCCAGGGTAACAAATTATATTATCGTTTTACGAATGCCATTCCTCATTTTCATATGCCTGTGGATGTGGTGATTGATAACCGTACGTATCGCTTACAGGTTAATACGCAGTGGCAGGAAATGAGCATATACCTGCAGGAAATCAACATAGTTTTGAGGTAA
- a CDS encoding OmpA family protein, with amino-acid sequence MKKISFLTVATMLGIILSTYSSRAQFMKRLGQTIKNKVENRADTRTGEATDKAMDKVENGIKGGGNHNSSNNPNDEAQASAATGNNNGSVQPTLTTYKNYDFVPGDTVIFASNLSDEQTGEIPSQFTLIEGQMDVQDVDGEHVIRTVKGATITFTPRMSTANYMPDQFTVEFDIKNQAWGLNHFNIDFGHRVYYSGGEGILPGIRFTDEDVTWSDIKVTGPFPEPLKKMTGSEHPMTWHHVAIAINKNQGKVYIDEYRVINVNNLSGKPNNVTFNINGYEDSYIKNIRIAAGGIDIYKKVTTESKIIMHGILFDIDKATLKPESMGSINQIFNLMQKDPSLKFEIGGHTDNTGNADHNLTLSQQRADAVKEQLVKMGIDASRLTTKGYGDTKPIDTNDTPEGRANNRRVEFIKI; translated from the coding sequence ATGAAAAAGATATCTTTTCTTACTGTTGCTACAATGCTGGGTATAATTTTATCCACATATTCATCCAGGGCACAATTCATGAAGCGATTGGGACAAACGATCAAAAACAAGGTTGAAAATAGAGCCGATACCCGTACGGGAGAAGCCACAGATAAGGCTATGGATAAAGTGGAGAATGGAATCAAAGGCGGTGGTAACCATAATTCGAGTAACAACCCAAACGATGAAGCCCAGGCATCAGCTGCTACAGGGAACAACAATGGAAGTGTGCAACCCACATTGACGACCTATAAAAATTATGATTTTGTTCCTGGAGATACGGTGATTTTTGCATCTAATCTTTCCGATGAACAAACCGGCGAGATACCCTCACAGTTTACTTTGATTGAAGGACAAATGGACGTACAGGATGTAGATGGTGAGCATGTGATACGAACAGTAAAAGGCGCCACCATCACTTTCACACCCAGAATGTCAACAGCCAATTATATGCCCGATCAGTTTACTGTTGAATTTGACATCAAAAATCAAGCATGGGGATTGAATCATTTCAATATAGATTTCGGACACCGGGTTTATTATTCAGGGGGTGAAGGTATATTACCAGGTATCAGGTTTACAGATGAAGATGTAACATGGTCAGATATCAAAGTGACAGGCCCATTTCCAGAGCCATTGAAAAAAATGACGGGATCGGAACATCCCATGACCTGGCATCATGTTGCTATTGCAATCAACAAAAATCAGGGCAAGGTATATATCGATGAATATCGCGTAATCAATGTAAACAACCTGAGTGGCAAACCTAATAATGTAACATTTAATATAAATGGATATGAAGACAGCTACATTAAAAACATTCGAATTGCAGCAGGTGGCATTGATATTTACAAAAAAGTTACCACAGAAAGTAAGATCATCATGCATGGAATCCTGTTCGATATAGATAAGGCCACCCTGAAGCCTGAATCCATGGGCTCAATTAATCAGATATTTAACCTCATGCAGAAAGATCCATCGTTGAAATTTGAAATTGGCGGGCATACGGACAATACCGGCAATGCAGATCACAATCTTACACTTTCACAACAAAGAGCCGATGCGGTGAAAGAACAATTAGTGAAAATGGGTATCGATGCTTCGCGCCTTACAACAAAAGGATATGGCGATACCAAACCAATTGACACGAACGACACACCTGAAGGAAGAGCAAATAATCGTAGGGTAGAGTTTATAAAGATTTAA
- a CDS encoding response regulator transcription factor has product MKAANTLIKVAIIEDNPTLRNSLKEVLDDSERLQVVSMLDSCHLIIPEYKKNSPDVALVDIGLKNNESGIDCVRIIHHYFPEIRIMMYTVFADDQKIFDSICAGASGYLLKHTPPEEIIQSLIMLHEGGAPITPSIANRILEIFRKKNQPALTNWGLTAREKEILERLAEGETYQHIANQLYISISTVRTHIMHIYEKLQVNSKIEAIRKLKP; this is encoded by the coding sequence ATGAAAGCAGCAAACACATTGATTAAAGTTGCCATTATAGAGGATAATCCCACATTGAGAAATTCTTTGAAGGAAGTTCTGGATGATTCTGAAAGGTTACAGGTGGTTTCCATGCTCGATAGCTGCCATCTGATTATTCCTGAGTACAAAAAAAACTCCCCGGATGTTGCCTTAGTAGATATTGGTTTAAAAAACAACGAATCGGGTATTGACTGTGTGCGCATCATTCATCATTATTTTCCTGAAATACGGATCATGATGTATACTGTTTTTGCCGATGATCAAAAAATATTCGATTCTATTTGTGCCGGAGCATCCGGTTATTTACTCAAGCATACACCTCCTGAAGAAATCATTCAATCGTTGATCATGCTTCACGAAGGAGGAGCACCCATAACGCCTTCCATAGCCAATCGCATACTGGAAATTTTCAGAAAAAAAAATCAACCCGCTCTCACAAATTGGGGATTGACGGCTCGCGAGAAAGAAATTCTTGAACGCCTCGCTGAGGGCGAAACCTACCAGCATATTGCCAATCAGCTGTACATCAGTATCAGCACGGTACGCACGCATATCATGCATATTTACGAGAAACTGCAGGTGAATTCCAAAATAGAAGCGATACGGAAATTAAAGCCATAA
- a CDS encoding sensor histidine kinase: MLCISCLADSLQVVIHHLPAIHAIGPTGFQVARNCQSTPALILERPFTANPQTVDKWVKQYGHRACYWIRFTLENTGLHPTEAYLLMDAFGKMILYALLPHDTIRYTGGPGIAKSISTPLNQLQALLFQIPAHQQTTYLLQLSSTSDDDVGFSKMEISDEAFLSQAFLQRYYEDHQTRFLQLLFLGFMCAQMIYVIFQWMIVKRKEYPFYFLYLALVTLYYVHKYYMQMNIYWPFAYHPEIRFYAKSIFLMLPYLFYLKFIRNFLEIKRMDIAVEKKIRYLEQIIWIYVVGDIMLRILFPDAEWINDLLMLSIMLVFGFCLYFIFRLIKYHDALIMLILTGSLIAGLGGVLGILISLLQVNSSIMHTNLNSLVSGQIGVVIETIIFTTSLSVKTRRMEKEKIKSQENLIQQLRENETLRKNMESIRNKIAQDLHDDVGATLSSILLYSNAGLHKHSNTIREMKNTLQKINQIARQMIDDMSDIVWAIQPMQDSMERIMYRMQYYALPLAHSRNIQLKLNFTEEIKQLNLDMTKRKSIYLIFKEAFTNSLKYAQASCIEIQFYLRDGHLHLIIQDNGTGFNREEVQKGNGLTNMQSRAAECGGMLEITSAEHKGTQVHLQIPM; the protein is encoded by the coding sequence ATGCTCTGTATCTCATGCCTGGCCGATTCCTTGCAGGTGGTCATCCATCATCTTCCTGCCATACATGCTATTGGTCCTACGGGTTTTCAGGTTGCTCGCAATTGCCAGAGCACCCCTGCTTTAATCCTCGAACGGCCATTCACCGCTAATCCGCAAACGGTAGATAAATGGGTGAAACAATACGGTCATCGGGCCTGTTACTGGATCCGCTTTACGCTTGAAAATACAGGTTTACATCCCACTGAAGCTTATCTGCTCATGGATGCGTTCGGGAAAATGATCCTGTACGCACTCCTCCCACATGATACCATTCGGTACACGGGCGGACCGGGAATAGCTAAATCCATTTCCACACCGCTGAATCAGCTACAGGCCCTGCTCTTTCAGATTCCTGCACACCAGCAAACCACTTATCTTTTGCAACTTTCTTCCACGTCTGATGATGATGTAGGCTTCAGTAAAATGGAAATCTCCGACGAAGCATTCTTATCACAAGCCTTCCTGCAACGTTATTATGAAGATCATCAAACCCGATTCCTGCAACTGCTTTTTCTGGGATTTATGTGCGCACAAATGATATATGTTATCTTTCAATGGATGATCGTAAAAAGAAAAGAATATCCATTTTATTTTCTATACCTGGCACTGGTTACGCTGTATTATGTGCATAAATATTACATGCAAATGAACATTTACTGGCCATTTGCTTATCATCCGGAAATAAGATTCTATGCCAAATCCATTTTCTTGATGTTGCCTTATTTGTTTTACCTGAAGTTTATCCGGAATTTTCTGGAAATAAAAAGAATGGATATTGCCGTAGAAAAGAAAATACGTTATCTGGAGCAAATCATCTGGATATATGTTGTCGGTGATATAATGCTACGAATATTATTCCCAGATGCCGAATGGATTAACGATCTGCTCATGCTGAGTATCATGCTCGTATTCGGCTTCTGCCTGTATTTTATCTTTAGGCTTATAAAATATCATGACGCGCTGATTATGCTGATTCTGACCGGTAGCCTGATAGCCGGATTGGGCGGCGTATTGGGCATTCTCATATCCCTGCTGCAGGTTAACTCAAGCATCATGCACACAAACTTGAATAGCCTGGTTAGCGGACAGATCGGCGTGGTCATCGAAACCATTATCTTCACCACTTCCTTAAGCGTGAAAACCCGAAGAATGGAGAAAGAAAAAATAAAAAGTCAAGAAAACCTGATTCAACAACTTCGTGAGAATGAAACGTTGCGAAAAAATATGGAATCGATTCGCAACAAAATCGCACAGGATCTTCACGATGACGTAGGCGCCACATTAAGCTCTATATTGTTATACAGCAATGCCGGCTTACATAAGCATTCGAATACGATTCGGGAAATGAAAAATACCTTACAAAAAATCAATCAAATAGCCCGACAAATGATAGACGATATGAGTGACATTGTATGGGCCATACAACCCATGCAGGACAGTATGGAAAGAATCATGTACCGGATGCAATATTATGCTTTGCCATTAGCCCATTCCCGGAATATACAGCTGAAGTTGAATTTTACCGAAGAAATAAAACAACTGAATCTGGACATGACAAAGAGAAAAAGCATATACCTGATTTTTAAGGAAGCGTTTACAAATAGCCTGAAATATGCACAGGCAAGTTGTATTGAAATTCAATTTTATCTTCGTGACGGACATCTTCACCTCATCATACAGGATAACGGAACGGGGTTCAACAGAGAAGAGGTACAAAAAGGGAATGGCTTAACCAATATGCAATCGCGCGCTGCAGAATGCGGAGGCATGCTGGAAATAACTTCCGCAGAACATAAAGGCACACAGGTGCATCTGCAAATCCCCATGTAA